One genomic region from Solwaraspora sp. WMMD792 encodes:
- a CDS encoding HD domain-containing protein, with protein MDVDAGPGAAIGRFLPTATPLSARLRAWLSWSPGAPEPVAELIRVHRSIHPSADPAVLRRGYQIADSMHAGQYRKSGEPYITHPLAVAEICAGLGMDTTTLVAALLHDTVEDTTYDLPTLAADFGDEVAHLVDGVTKFDKAFYGKAAEAETIRKMIIAAAKDVRVLVIKLADRLHNMRTLGVRSPASRARIAKATLDVLVPLCDRLGIQKLKRELDDIVLFHLEPEAYQQIEEHLANRPGWATYLDTVCGQARVTLRREKVTARVAARPRHRYSIWKDTVAGGHRAPFDLPRIEVVVTGPDTDCYAALGAIHCRWRPVPGRFKDFIAAPKNNLYRSLHTTVIGPDERPLEVLIRTEAMHRSAEFGIAAPYHFPKPGRSRAAARADELAWLRRAIDWSQENIDADQFVHSLRCDLVDAQIQVFTDGRPIVLPAGSTPVDLAYELDPRKGAHCLAVRINGRLAPLASELTDGDVVEIFTESDDQPTGTAPTSAGPRKEWLGFVKSPQAQMQINRWFAEHSEPGISISDKVRLGRATVSLILRKHDRALSNDKPLRQLAENLKYPDMETLLVAVVDRTIEPEAVVDQLIALVDQPG; from the coding sequence GTGGACGTCGACGCCGGTCCCGGCGCCGCCATCGGACGTTTCCTGCCCACCGCGACACCCCTGTCCGCCCGCCTGCGGGCCTGGCTGTCCTGGTCGCCCGGCGCGCCGGAACCGGTCGCCGAGCTGATCCGGGTCCACCGGTCGATCCACCCGTCGGCGGACCCGGCGGTGCTGCGCCGCGGCTACCAGATCGCCGACAGCATGCACGCCGGCCAGTACCGCAAGAGCGGCGAGCCGTACATCACCCACCCGTTGGCCGTCGCGGAGATCTGCGCCGGGCTCGGCATGGACACCACCACCCTGGTGGCCGCACTGCTGCACGACACCGTCGAGGACACCACGTACGACCTGCCGACACTGGCCGCAGACTTCGGCGACGAGGTCGCCCACCTGGTCGACGGGGTGACCAAGTTCGACAAGGCGTTCTACGGCAAGGCCGCCGAGGCCGAGACCATCCGAAAGATGATCATCGCTGCGGCGAAGGACGTTCGGGTGCTGGTCATCAAGCTCGCCGACCGGCTGCACAACATGCGGACCCTCGGTGTGCGCTCCCCTGCCTCCCGGGCCCGGATCGCCAAGGCGACCCTGGACGTGCTGGTCCCGCTCTGTGATCGGCTCGGCATCCAGAAGCTCAAACGGGAACTCGACGACATCGTCCTGTTCCACCTGGAGCCGGAGGCCTACCAGCAGATCGAGGAACACCTGGCCAACCGACCGGGCTGGGCGACGTACCTGGACACCGTCTGCGGACAGGCGCGGGTGACGTTACGCCGGGAGAAGGTCACCGCCCGGGTCGCGGCCCGGCCCCGGCACCGCTACTCGATCTGGAAGGACACCGTCGCCGGCGGCCACCGTGCCCCGTTCGACCTGCCCCGCATCGAGGTCGTGGTCACCGGGCCGGACACCGACTGCTACGCGGCGCTCGGCGCGATCCACTGCCGCTGGCGACCGGTACCGGGCAGGTTCAAGGACTTCATCGCGGCACCGAAGAACAACCTCTACCGTTCGCTGCACACCACGGTCATCGGTCCGGACGAGCGTCCACTCGAGGTGCTGATCCGGACCGAGGCGATGCACCGCTCCGCCGAGTTCGGCATCGCCGCGCCGTACCACTTCCCCAAGCCCGGCCGCAGTCGTGCCGCCGCCCGCGCCGACGAGCTGGCCTGGCTGCGCAGGGCAATCGACTGGTCACAGGAAAACATCGACGCCGACCAGTTCGTCCACTCGCTGCGCTGCGACCTGGTGGACGCGCAGATCCAGGTCTTCACCGACGGCCGGCCGATCGTGCTGCCGGCCGGGTCGACGCCGGTCGACCTCGCGTACGAGCTGGATCCACGCAAAGGCGCGCACTGTCTCGCCGTCCGGATCAACGGCCGACTGGCACCGCTGGCCTCCGAGTTGACCGACGGCGACGTGGTCGAGATCTTCACCGAGAGCGACGACCAGCCGACCGGGACGGCACCGACGTCAGCCGGGCCGCGAAAGGAGTGGCTGGGTTTCGTCAAGTCGCCGCAGGCCCAGATGCAGATCAACCGCTGGTTCGCCGAACACTCCGAACCGGGCATCAGCATCAGCGACAAGGTACGCCTCGGCCGCGCCACCGTCAGCCTGATCCTGCGCAAACACGACCGGGCGTTGTCCAACGACAAACCACTGCGCCAGCTCGCGGAGAACCTCAAGTACCCGGACATGGAGACCCTGCTGGTCGCGGTGGTGGACCGGACCATCGAGCCCGAGGCCGTCGTCGATCAGCTCATCGCCCTGGTCGACCAGCCGGGCTGA
- a CDS encoding NUDIX domain-containing protein, producing MITRRSPARALLYGVFYRLPHPVRRRLVRLAVQKYIVGAVTLVTDAEVDPSAPARLLLLRQPPGRGWTLPAGLLRHREAPVVGAARELAEETGIRLAPDQLRPAVPNAVVHAKGWVDVVFEAAVAASRTQLVVDGAEVYEAAWHRLDDLPRLTPATARLLAHYGIGPLVVPAETDVPVETGPPAAGQPPAGQEPG from the coding sequence ATGATCACCCGCCGATCCCCCGCACGCGCCCTGTTGTACGGCGTGTTCTACCGGTTGCCGCACCCGGTCCGTCGGCGGTTGGTCCGGCTCGCTGTGCAGAAGTACATCGTCGGCGCCGTGACGCTGGTGACCGATGCCGAAGTCGATCCGTCGGCACCCGCCCGACTACTGCTGCTGCGCCAGCCACCCGGCCGGGGCTGGACGCTGCCCGCCGGTCTGCTGCGACACCGCGAGGCGCCGGTGGTCGGCGCGGCCCGGGAGCTCGCCGAGGAGACCGGCATCCGGCTGGCCCCGGACCAGCTACGCCCGGCGGTACCGAACGCCGTGGTGCACGCCAAGGGCTGGGTGGACGTCGTCTTCGAAGCCGCCGTGGCAGCGTCGCGAACCCAACTGGTGGTCGACGGGGCCGAGGTGTACGAAGCCGCCTGGCACCGGCTCGACGACCTGCCCCGGCTGACCCCGGCGACCGCCCGGCTGCTGGCGCATTACGGCATCGGGCCGCTCGTCGTGCCAGCGGAGACCGACGTACCAGTGGAGACCGGCCCGCCAGCGGCCGGGCAGCCGCCGGCGGGCCAGGAGCCGGGGTGA
- a CDS encoding NTP transferase domain-containing protein — protein sequence MSAPAVGPDRICAVILAAGEGRRLRPLTGLVPKALCPVGNVPLLDRALARVGALGFTGPAAVAVNACYLGRQVVAHVGDRAQLSVEPGDPLGTAGGIGRLRDWIDGRGVLVGNVDGYLAHPDLAPGPDIAALLHGWDGETVRLLGKRFTDPAAQGGFDGHRFAGFSLLPWRYVSELPAAPGELVRTVWRPAEAVGALQVINYPGTYLDTGTPPDYLAANLHAAGGRSLLDPSATVTGPVDHSVVGAGAVVRGTLVRSVVWPGARVPAGEQLTDAIRVGSDLTVSAG from the coding sequence GTGAGCGCACCGGCGGTCGGACCGGACCGGATCTGCGCAGTGATCCTCGCCGCCGGTGAGGGCCGCCGGCTGCGGCCGTTGACCGGTCTCGTCCCGAAGGCGCTCTGCCCGGTCGGGAACGTACCGCTGCTGGACCGGGCACTCGCCCGGGTCGGCGCCCTCGGCTTCACCGGGCCGGCGGCGGTCGCGGTCAACGCCTGCTACCTCGGCCGGCAGGTGGTGGCGCATGTCGGAGACCGGGCACAGCTGTCCGTGGAGCCAGGAGACCCGTTGGGCACCGCCGGCGGCATCGGCCGGCTACGGGACTGGATCGATGGCCGGGGCGTACTGGTCGGCAACGTCGACGGCTACCTCGCCCATCCGGATCTGGCTCCCGGGCCGGACATCGCTGCGCTGCTCCACGGCTGGGACGGTGAGACGGTCCGGCTGCTGGGCAAGCGGTTCACCGACCCGGCCGCTCAGGGCGGCTTCGACGGGCACCGGTTCGCCGGCTTCTCGCTGCTGCCGTGGCGCTACGTCAGCGAACTACCGGCCGCCCCCGGCGAACTGGTCCGTACCGTCTGGCGGCCGGCGGAGGCCGTCGGCGCGCTGCAGGTGATCAACTATCCGGGTACCTACCTGGACACCGGGACACCACCGGACTACCTCGCGGCCAATCTGCACGCGGCAGGTGGTCGGAGCCTGCTCGACCCGTCGGCCACGGTGACCGGCCCGGTCGACCATTCCGTGGTCGGCGCCGGGGCGGTGGTACGGGGGACGTTGGTCCGCTCGGTGGTGTGGCCCGGCGCGCGGGTGCCGGCCGGGGAACAGCTGACCGACGCGATCCGGGTGGGCAGCGATCTGACGGTGTCCGCCGGTTGA
- a CDS encoding Lrp/AsnC ligand binding domain-containing protein, with protein sequence MITAIVLIDCATDSIPEVAEALAGLDGVSEVYSVAGHVDLIAIVRVRQFDQIADVIAGRISKVPGVLNTESHIAFRAYSQHDLEAAFAIGLADAD encoded by the coding sequence GTGATCACTGCGATCGTGTTGATCGACTGCGCCACGGACTCGATCCCGGAGGTGGCCGAGGCGCTTGCCGGTCTCGACGGGGTGAGCGAGGTCTACTCGGTGGCCGGGCACGTGGACCTGATCGCGATCGTCCGGGTGCGGCAGTTCGACCAGATCGCCGACGTGATCGCCGGACGGATCTCGAAGGTTCCGGGTGTACTCAACACCGAGTCGCACATCGCCTTCCGCGCCTACTCGCAGCACGATCTGGAGGCGGCCTTCGCGATCGGGCTGGCCGACGCCGACTGA